The proteins below are encoded in one region of Salvelinus fontinalis isolate EN_2023a chromosome 10, ASM2944872v1, whole genome shotgun sequence:
- the LOC129863211 gene encoding serine/threonine-protein kinase N1-like, with amino-acid sequence MQIMQGLCILSTGTLNMYQFCWVPFCALFRFYSSCMLLGLEFLHQNKIVYRDLKLDSLLMEADGYVRIADFGLCKKGMGHGDLTSTFCGTPEFLAPEVLTDNNYTRCVDWRGLGVLIYEMLVGESPFPGDDEEEVFDSIVNDEVRYPKFLSPESVSIIQKLLQKNPERRLGSGDWTQRGQETQLLPGTGRLCFTKTWYPRSSHGSVTLTRSSQSSSQSSPPHRHPTSSLPTNRSLPTDLSSLP; translated from the exons atgCAAATAATGCAAGGGTTGTGTATACTATCTACAGGCACCTTAAACATGTACCA GTTCTGCTGGGTGCCATTTTGTGCCCTGTTTAGGTTCTATTCCTCGTGCATGCTGCTGGGACTAGAGTTTCTGCACCAGAACAAGATAGTTTACCG ggatCTGAAGCTAGACAGCCTGTTGATGGAAGCAGATGGCTATGTGAGGATAGCAGACTTTGGATTGTGCAAGAAAG gTATGGGTCACGGAGATCTCACCTCCACATTTTGTGGCACACCAGAGTTCCTGGCCCCAGAGGTGCTGACGGACAACAACTACACCCGCTGTGTGGACTGGCGGGGCCTGGGTGTCCTCATCTACGAGATGCTGGTGGGAGAG TCTCCCTTCCCTGGTGACGATGAGGAGGAGGTGTTTGACAGCATAGTAAATGATGAAGTGCGCTATCCGAAGTTCCTGTCCCCAGAGTCTGTCTCCATCATCCAAAAG CTACTACAGAAAAACCCTGAAAGGAGGCTGGGATCAGGAGACTGGACCCAACGAGGTCAAGAAACACAGCTTCTTCCAG GGACTGGAAGGCTTTGCTTCACAAAAACGTGGTACCCCCGTTCTTCCCACGGATCAGTAACTTTGACGAGGAGTTCACAAAGCTCAAGCCAGTCCTCACCCCCCCACAGACACCCTACTTCCTCACTGCCAACCAACAGATCTCTGCCGACTGACTTATCCTCGCTGCCCTGA
- the LOC129863620 gene encoding palmitoyltransferase ZDHHC12-B isoform X1, giving the protein MFKNVFGSGFIVRTAHVILTWVITLILFLHDTDLRKQEERGELIQPVLFVLLVLVSVLLYFAVSLMDPGFVLSDGSDLQFTLGITEETQDMIPPTTKSLRQRRCGHCLLQQPMRSKHCQTCQHCVRRYDHHCPWIENCVGERNHRWFVLYLAVQLLVLLWGLHMAWSGFTTAPTWQLWLRGNGVLLGTAAVVAVLSLTVLLLLGSHLYLVSLNTTTWEFMSRHRISYLKHCGADENPFDRGALRNLWGFFCEGDAIVWEQVYFREGNDPI; this is encoded by the exons ATGTTCAAAAATGTGTTCGGGTCAGGATTTATTGTAAGAACCGCGCACGTTATCCTGACATGGGTAATAACACTGATACTCTTCCTACATGATACAG ACCTGAGGAagcaagaggagaggggagagctcATCCAACCTGTGCTCTTTGTCTTGCTGGTCCTTGTGTCGGTGTTGCTGTACTTTGCTGTCTCACTGATGGATCCTGGCTTTGTCCTATCTGACGGTAGTGACTTACAG TTCACCCTTGGCATCACTGAGGAGACGCAGGACATGATTCCACCAACAACCAAGTCTCTGCGACAGCGGCGCTGTGGTCATTGTCTGCTCCAG CAGCCAATGAGATCCAAGCACTGTCAGACCTGTCAGCACTGCGTGCGTCGCTACGACCACCACTGCCCCTGGATCGAGAACTGCGTGGGCGAGAGGAACCACCGCTGGTTCGTGCTCTACCTGGCTGTCCAGCTGTTGGTGCTGCTGTGGGGCCTCCACATGGCCTG GTCAGGCTTCACCACGGCACCCACCTGGCAGCTGTGGCTGCGCGGCAATGGCGTGCTGCTGGGTACAGCGGCGGTGGTGGCGGTGCTCTCCCTCACCGTGCTCCTGCTCCTGGGCTCCCACCTCTACCTGGTCTCCCTCAACACCACCACCTGGGAGTTCATGTCGCGCCACCGCATCTCCTACCTCAAGCACTGCGGCGCCGACGAGAACCCGTTTGACCGCGGTGCGCTGCGCAACCTCTGGGGCTTCTTCTGCGAGGGGGACGCCATAGTGTGGGAGCAAGTGTACTTCAGAGAGGGCAACGACCCCATCTGA
- the LOC129863620 gene encoding palmitoyltransferase ZDHHC12-B isoform X2 has protein sequence MHTAVWICANLLHNLRKQEERGELIQPVLFVLLVLVSVLLYFAVSLMDPGFVLSDGSDLQFTLGITEETQDMIPPTTKSLRQRRCGHCLLQQPMRSKHCQTCQHCVRRYDHHCPWIENCVGERNHRWFVLYLAVQLLVLLWGLHMAWSGFTTAPTWQLWLRGNGVLLGTAAVVAVLSLTVLLLLGSHLYLVSLNTTTWEFMSRHRISYLKHCGADENPFDRGALRNLWGFFCEGDAIVWEQVYFREGNDPI, from the exons ATGCACACAGCCGTATGGATCTGTGCAAACCTGCTACACA ACCTGAGGAagcaagaggagaggggagagctcATCCAACCTGTGCTCTTTGTCTTGCTGGTCCTTGTGTCGGTGTTGCTGTACTTTGCTGTCTCACTGATGGATCCTGGCTTTGTCCTATCTGACGGTAGTGACTTACAG TTCACCCTTGGCATCACTGAGGAGACGCAGGACATGATTCCACCAACAACCAAGTCTCTGCGACAGCGGCGCTGTGGTCATTGTCTGCTCCAG CAGCCAATGAGATCCAAGCACTGTCAGACCTGTCAGCACTGCGTGCGTCGCTACGACCACCACTGCCCCTGGATCGAGAACTGCGTGGGCGAGAGGAACCACCGCTGGTTCGTGCTCTACCTGGCTGTCCAGCTGTTGGTGCTGCTGTGGGGCCTCCACATGGCCTG GTCAGGCTTCACCACGGCACCCACCTGGCAGCTGTGGCTGCGCGGCAATGGCGTGCTGCTGGGTACAGCGGCGGTGGTGGCGGTGCTCTCCCTCACCGTGCTCCTGCTCCTGGGCTCCCACCTCTACCTGGTCTCCCTCAACACCACCACCTGGGAGTTCATGTCGCGCCACCGCATCTCCTACCTCAAGCACTGCGGCGCCGACGAGAACCCGTTTGACCGCGGTGCGCTGCGCAACCTCTGGGGCTTCTTCTGCGAGGGGGACGCCATAGTGTGGGAGCAAGTGTACTTCAGAGAGGGCAACGACCCCATCTGA
- the LOC129863621 gene encoding D-dopachrome decarboxylase-A-like, with translation MPFIDLESNLPESTFSEDFLKKLCSKTAAVLGKPEERMMLVVKPGLPMLMGGTCAPCVILSVSAIDVTDTAEKNKKHSANIFPFLTGELGLTEDRVMIRFYALEPHQVGKKGTVMSYL, from the exons ATGCCGTTCATTGATTTAGAAAGTAATTTACCTGAGAGTACGTTTTCTGAGGATTTCTTGAAAAAACTATGCTCCAAAACAGCCGCTGTTCTAGGGAAACCCGAAGAG AGAATGATGTTGGTGGTGAAACCAGGACTGCCAATGCTCATGGGTGGAACTTGTGCTCCTTGCGTGATACTGTCCGTGTCCGCCATCGATGTCACTGACACTGCTGAGAAGAACAAGAAACACAGTGCCAATATCTTCCCTTTCCTTACAGGAGAACTTGGACTTACTGAAGACCG GGTCATGATCAGGTTCTACGCACTGGAGCCACATCAGGTTGGAAAGAAAGGAACTGTTATGAGTTACCTGTAG